AGTCCTCGCCGGCGGACCGCCCCGGCGCCGGGACGTACGCGGTCGCGTTGTACGCGCTCTCGGCGTCGCGCCCGACGTAGCCCGCGATCACGGCCGCGTCCGCCGCCTCAGCGACGGATTCGAGCCGCTCCCGCGCGGCGCCCCGCGAGAGCGCGACCTCCCGGAGCCGCTCGTCGGCCGCGAACCCCGTGAGCGCGTACTCGGGGAAGACGGCGAGGTCGACGGCGGGACCTAGGTCGGCGGCCCGGTCCCGGAGCCGGTCGAGGTTCGCGTCGGCGCGGAGGTCGTCGACGGCGACCTGCGGGACGGCGACGGTCGGATCGGCGGGGTCTCGGCGGGTCGCGTCGGCGGGTCGGTCGCTCACGCCGTCGCGTTCGGCGCGGGCGAGCAAAACGTCCGGGCTTCGGGGGTGAGGCCGCGGGCTCGATCCCGCCCCCCAGCCGCGGCCGCAAGGACGATACGGACGGGGCGCCGACCGACCGGTATGACATTCGCCGACCTGTTCGAGCGCGCGGCCGCGCTCGGCGGCGACATCGACGAGGCGGACGCCCGGCGCGCGCTCGACGACGTGCGGTCGGGATCGGCGGCGGCGGACGACGACTCCTCCGGAGACGGCGAGGGGGCGGTCACCGATCCCCTCGATCCCAGCCCGGCCCGCGTCGTCGTCGACGCGGACGCGCTCGCGGCGGACCTCCTCGTCGGGGGCGCCGCCCGCGAGGCGCTCGACGCGCTGCGGTCGCACGGGTGGACGACGCTCGTCGCCAGCGGGCCGCTCCTCGACGACGCCGAGGCGACGATCGCGTCGCTGTCGGACCCCGAGTTGGCGGCGGACTGGCGCGCGGCGGCCGAGGCGTGGCGCGAGCCGGTCGCGCAGCCGCCGGGCGACCACCCCGCGCTGGCGTCCGCGTACCGCGGCGGCGCGATGCAGATCGTGAGCCTCGACCCGTCGCTGACCGGGCCGGGGGCCGCGGCCGGGCTGCGCGACCGCCTGCCGGTGAGCGTCAGGGAGCCGCGCGCGTTCGCGACGGTGTTCGACCCGGCGAAGCTGTACCCGGACGCGGTCGGCGGGGAGTACCCCGGCCCCGACCGCGACCCGCGGACGATGGCGGCGGTCGACGCCGACGGGGACCAGCACGGATAAACCGCCGCCGGCCGGACCGGAGGTATGACCGACTCGGACGGTGCCGCCGCGGGCGCGGGCGATGACGCCGAGGAGTCGCCGGAACTCCCGGCCGACCTCGACGCGGTCCGCGACGCGCTCGTCGACTGGTACGAGGCGGACCACCGGGACTACCCGTGGCGCCGCACGGAGGACCCCTACGAGGTCCTCGTCAGCGAGGTGATGAGCCAACAGACCCAGCTCGACCGGGTCGTGCCCGCGTGGGATGACTTCCTCGACGAGTGGCCGACGACCGCCGACCTCGCCGCGGCCGACCGCGCCGACGTGGTCGCCTTCTGGTCGGACCACTCGCTCGGGTACAACAACCGCGCGAAGTACCTCCACGAGGCGGCCGGGCAGGTCGAAGACGAGTACGGCGGGGCGTTTCCGGAGGACCCGGACGGCCTGAGCGACCTGATGGGTGTCGGGCCGTACACCGCCGACGCGGTCGCGTCGTTCGCGTTCAACAACGGCGACGCCGTCGTCGACACCAACGTGAAGCGGGTGCTGTACCGCGCGTTCGACGTCCCGGACGACGACGACGCGTTCGAGCGGGTCGCCTCCCGGCTCATGCCGGCGGGCGAGTCGCGGGTGTGGAACAACGCGATTATGGAACTCGGCGGCGTCGCCTGCGGGAAGAAGCCCCGCTGCGACGAGGCGGGCTGCCCGTGGCGCGAGTGGTGTCACGCCTACCAGACGGGCGATTTTACGGCCCCAGACGTGCCCGAGCAGCCGAGCTTCGAGGGGAGCCGCCGGCAGTTCCGCGGGCGGATCGTTCGGCTGCTCGGTGAGCACGACGAGATGGAACTCGACGCGCTCGGCCACCGGATCCGCGTCGACTACGCGCCGGACGGCGAACACGGCCGGGAGTGGCTCCGCGGGCTGGTCGACGACCTCGCGGAGGACGGGCTGGTCGAGGCCGAGGCGCGGAGCGACGGTGAGGTCGTCGTGTCGCTCCGTCGCTGAGACCGCTGACGTCGGGGTCGACGCCGCCCCGAGAACCGTCACCCGTTTATTACGGGAGCCGGAAGGGAAACGTATGAGCGAGACCGTCGATCCGGACCTGTACACCCGCACGAAGGCCCTGCTTGAGCCCGGCGACATCGAGCTGCTGGGCTGTATCGTCCACACGGACCTCGACGGGCAGCAGGACTTGGAGATGCACGAGCTGACGGTCGACGCCAACGAGGTCATCGCGGACCACGCGGGGAAAGGCGAGACGTACATCGAGGCGGGCAACGACGACACGGACTTCTCGTCGAACCAGTTCCAGGGGCTGACGCTCGACGGCGAGGAGTTCGTCTGGGAGTGCCAGCAGCTGCTCCGCGACGGCGCCTTCGACATCGTGTTCTACTACGAGGCGACCGTCGACCAGGAGTCGCTCGCGGCCGACCTGGAGGCGCTCGACAACGTCGACCGCGTGACGCAGGTCCCCTGATCGGGAGACGGGCTTCGCACTTCCGTGAGCGACACCGTCCTAATCGCCGGCGGCCGCGACGTGCGCGCCAGCCTCGACACCGCCGCGAGCGACGGCTCCGAAGGCGGCTCCGGGGAGATATCCAAGGGCTCGCCCCGCGCGGACGCGGTCGTCGTCGCCTGCCCGCCGCATCCCCAGCAGCGCGGGCACCGCGGCGACGAGCGGCTGGTGGCCGTGAGCGACGCCCTGACCGACCGCGGCGTCGACTGCCTCCGGTTCGACTACGGCGACTGGGACGAGGGGTACGGCGAGACCACCGACGCGGACCGGGCGGTCGGCTGGGCGCTCGACCGCTACGACCGCGTCGGGCTGTTCGGCTTCTCGTTCGGCGGCACGGTCGCGCTCGTCGCGGCCGCGTCCCGGCCCGAACTCGCGGGCGTCTGCGCGCTCGCCCCGACGGCCCGGCTGAACGACGACGTCGACGCGGTCGCCGCGCTCGACGATGTGGTCGGGCGCGGCACTCCGGTCCGGGTCCTGTACGCGACGCGCGACTCGACGGCCGACTGGCGACCCGTCGTCGAGCGCGCGGAGGAACTGGGGGTCGAGGCGGTCGCGTTCGAGTCCGACCACTTCTTCGTCGGGCGGAGCGGGGCGGTGGGAGAGAGCGCGGCAGCGTTTCTCACGCCGCGGCTGCGCGGTGAGTGACGGCTCAGTTGTACCCGCGCCAGCGGTGGCCGCACTCCTTACATTTAAAAAAGCGCGTCGGCGGCTCGTCCGCGGCGCCGGTCTGTTTGATCGTGTACCACGCCTCGCCGTGGCCGCACTCGTCGCAGACGACGTCGTTGGCGGTGGGCTTCCCCTCGAAGTTCGCTCCCTCCTCCGTCTCGATCACCTCCTCGCCGGTCTGTTCGGTCGTCGACTCGAACTCGGCGGCCAGCGCCTCGTCGCGCTCGGCAGTGCCGGCGCAGTCGTCGTTCTGACACACCATCTCCCCGTCGCGAGAGACCATCATCGAGCCGCAGTCGTCACAGAACTGCATATACGTGGGTGTTAGGGGGTCGAGCGGTTTAGCTCCGGTGGGTACGGCCGAATACGCGGTGTACGGTGTCGGATATTTATCAATAGACGATGCCGTTGGGGGAGGTGACGGTGTCTCGTGACCCGTCGCCGCGGTGACGGATTTCAGAGTTCCAGCCGCTCGTTTATAAATAATCGACTGTGGATCGGCGGGAAACGCCTCCAAAGCCCCAGCCGCTCGCTTATAAATTGGTGTCAGTAGATCGGCGGAGAACGCCTCCAAAGCCCCAGCCGCTCGCTTATAAATTGGTGTCAGTAGATCGGCGGAGAACGCCTCCAAAGCCCCAGCCGCGAGGGCTCGGTGCGCTCGCTGCGCGCCTCGGTCGCTCACTCCGTTCGCTCCCTCGGTGCTTACGTCGCGCGCCTTCGCCCTCGCGGCTGCCCCTTTGAGTCCCGCCCCGCACAGCACCGCAGCCTCACACCTCCCCAACCTCGTCAGCCGGCCTCCGCTTCGCTCCGGCCGGCTGACTCCCTCGCGCGTGCTGCTCGGCCGCGGGGCGGCCTCGCAGGCACGCGCCGCCGCGCTCCATTTATAAATGATCTCCTCACACTAGCCCGCTATCCGCCGATCCGCTCCCACGCGAGGTGGACAGCGATACCGACGAGGAACGCGACGCCGAGATTCGTCGCGAGCGCGAGGAGTCCGATCCCGACCGAGAGCGCGCGGTTCCCCGAGTCGGTGACGTTGCGCGCGAGCGAGACGGCGACGATCGCGAGGAGGGCGCCGAGCATCGCCAGCGGGAACGCCGCGATCAGCGCGGGCGTGGCGAACAGGGCGGCGATGAGGTAGCCGGCACCGAGGACGACGTTCGCACCGCCGGTGCGCGCACCGAACGCGTGCTTGCCGGCCACGCCGTCACAGCCGTGACACATCGGAATTCCGCCGAACGGCACCGCGATCAGGTTCGTGATCCCCATGCTCGTCGACAGCTCGTCGGGCGTCACCTCGGCGTCGAGCAGGTCCGCGAAGAGGAGCGAGGTCGCCAGAGCGGCGTTGCCGATAGTCATGGCCAACTGCGCGACCACCCCGTCGAAGGTCGCGCGCGTGAGCGCCGCGCCGAACGCCGGCGTGGGGGGCACACCGGGGAGTCGCGGGGTCGGCACCCCGGCGACGACGAGCGCGGTCGCGACGCCGACGGCGGCGACGGCCAGCGCGCTCGCCTTCCCGCGGCCCGCGAGCGCGAACGCGCCGGCGATGCCGACCCCGACCAGCGCCACCGCCGGGTCCTCGACCGCGAGTCCGATCCCGGTCTCCAGCAGGACGAGCCCCACCGCGAACTGGACGCCGCGGATCACCGGCTCCCCGATCCACCGCTCGACGGACGCGAGCGTCCCCGTGAGTCCGATCGCGAGGAGGACGACGCCGAGGATCACCCCCGCGAGCGCGAGTTCGGCGTAGGTGAGCGCGCCCGCAATGGCGAGCGCGGCCAGCGCCTTCATCGGCTCAACCGACACCGGCAGCCCGTACCGCACCCCCCAAACGACCTGGAACGCGCCGAACGCGACGAGCGCGTGCGGCAGCGACACGTCCGTCAGCAGCGCCAGCGCGACGACCAGCGGGATGACAGTAATCGAATCCCCTATCGCGCCGGTGACGGATCTCACCCCGAACTCGACGGACCGATCTCCCCTGAGACCGAATGTAGTCACGTGACGGGCGCCCTACAGGCTGCGAGCGCTTGAACGTGTTCAGAAATCTCTCGGGGTCACGCCGACGGCTCGGAGAAATTAGTTTCGGTTACTCGTCGTCGAACACCGGATCCGCCGCGTCGACCATCGGGCAGTTCCGGACGCGGAACCGCGAGAAGTCGACCGACTCGACGATATCGGTGCCCTCGTGGGTGCACGCCGTCTCCGGCGGCGCCGAGAAGTGCGGGCACTGCTGGCAGTAGCTCCGCTTGTCGACCACGCGCTCGTCGCCGGCGGTTCCCGGACCCGCGCTCGGCCCGCCGGGCCACGCCGTCGGGTCGTCGGTCTCGGCGTCGGCGGTTCCGGCGTCGAACTCGGTCGCGTCGGTGCCGATCGACGCCTCCCCGTCGAGCGCCTCCCACACGTCCTCCTCGCCCACGTCCCCGACCTCCATCGACTCGAACGGGTCCTCGTCGGTCGCCTCGCCGCCCGCGTCGGCGTCGAGCTCCGCGAACGGGTCGTCGGCGGGTGCCGCCGGCTCCGGGTCGGCGGGGGACGCCGCGTCTGCGGCCGAGTCAGCGTCAGGAGCCCCCTCGTCGACGCCGTCGCCCAGCGCCGCGAAGGGGTCGTCGACCTCGCCCGTGTCGGGCTCCGCGAACGGGTCGTCGGTCTCGTCGCCGCTGCCGTCGTCGAGGAGTTCGTCTCCGA
The sequence above is a segment of the Halorubrum sp. 2020YC2 genome. Coding sequences within it:
- a CDS encoding A/G-specific adenine glycosylase — protein: MTDSDGAAAGAGDDAEESPELPADLDAVRDALVDWYEADHRDYPWRRTEDPYEVLVSEVMSQQTQLDRVVPAWDDFLDEWPTTADLAAADRADVVAFWSDHSLGYNNRAKYLHEAAGQVEDEYGGAFPEDPDGLSDLMGVGPYTADAVASFAFNNGDAVVDTNVKRVLYRAFDVPDDDDAFERVASRLMPAGESRVWNNAIMELGGVACGKKPRCDEAGCPWREWCHAYQTGDFTAPDVPEQPSFEGSRRQFRGRIVRLLGEHDEMELDALGHRIRVDYAPDGEHGREWLRGLVDDLAEDGLVEAEARSDGEVVVSLRR
- a CDS encoding DUF5778 family protein, giving the protein MSETVDPDLYTRTKALLEPGDIELLGCIVHTDLDGQQDLEMHELTVDANEVIADHAGKGETYIEAGNDDTDFSSNQFQGLTLDGEEFVWECQQLLRDGAFDIVFYYEATVDQESLAADLEALDNVDRVTQVP
- a CDS encoding CocE/NonD family hydrolase, encoding MSDTVLIAGGRDVRASLDTAASDGSEGGSGEISKGSPRADAVVVACPPHPQQRGHRGDERLVAVSDALTDRGVDCLRFDYGDWDEGYGETTDADRAVGWALDRYDRVGLFGFSFGGTVALVAAASRPELAGVCALAPTARLNDDVDAVAALDDVVGRGTPVRVLYATRDSTADWRPVVERAEELGVEAVAFESDHFFVGRSGAVGESAAAFLTPRLRGE
- a CDS encoding transcription factor S → MQFCDDCGSMMVSRDGEMVCQNDDCAGTAERDEALAAEFESTTEQTGEEVIETEEGANFEGKPTANDVVCDECGHGEAWYTIKQTGAADEPPTRFFKCKECGHRWRGYN
- a CDS encoding putative sulfate/molybdate transporter, with the protein product MRSVTGAIGDSITVIPLVVALALLTDVSLPHALVAFGAFQVVWGVRYGLPVSVEPMKALAALAIAGALTYAELALAGVILGVVLLAIGLTGTLASVERWIGEPVIRGVQFAVGLVLLETGIGLAVEDPAVALVGVGIAGAFALAGRGKASALAVAAVGVATALVVAGVPTPRLPGVPPTPAFGAALTRATFDGVVAQLAMTIGNAALATSLLFADLLDAEVTPDELSTSMGITNLIAVPFGGIPMCHGCDGVAGKHAFGARTGGANVVLGAGYLIAALFATPALIAAFPLAMLGALLAIVAVSLARNVTDSGNRALSVGIGLLALATNLGVAFLVGIAVHLAWERIGG